A region of the Nocardia nova SH22a genome:
GCACGGTCTGATGGGTAGCGCGCGGACCTGGGCGGATCACGTGCCCTGGCTGCGTGAATACGGTCACGTGTACACCTTCGACGCCGCCGGGCACGGCCGCCCGGCGCCGCCGCGGCTCACCACCGAGCACTTCGTCGCCGATCTCGCCGAGGCCACCGCGGAGATCGCCGACCCGATGGTGGTGATCGGTCATTCGATGGGCGGACTGCACGGCTGGATGTTCGCCGCCGCCCATCCCGAACGGGTCCGCGCGCTGGTGGTCGAGGATATGGCGCCGGATTTCCGCGGCCGCACCGCACAGCACTGGGCGGAGATGATCGCGGCCTGGCCGCAGCCGTTCCCGGACGCGGACGCGGTACTCGACTACTTCGGGCCGGTGGCGGGCCGCTATTTCCTGAACTCCTTCACATCCGGTCCCGACGGTTACCGGCTGCACGGGTCGGTCGATACGTTCCGCGATATCTCCGAGGAGTGGGGCACCCGCGATTTCTGGCCCCAATGGCGTTCCGTGCGGGTGCCGACCCTGCTGATCGAGGGCGAATTCACGATCACTCCGCCGGGGCAGGTGAAGGAGATGGCGACGGTGCGGCCGGGCGTGCGTTATCTGATGGTCGAGGGTGCCGGGCATCTCGTCCACGACGATCAACCGGAGCGATATCGCGCCGAAGTCGAGAAGTTTCTGCACGAAATCATGGGTGTGTCAGCCGAAGAAGACCTGGAGTAGCGCGCGACTCACGGCCGGCGTATCGCGCCTGAGGGCGGTTGTCGTCAGTCTCCGGACGAGTGCGACGTATGCTCCTCCCAGGCCCCGAACAAAGGTGAATCATGATTAACTTCTCGATACCTGCCGACCTCGCCGCCGAACGCGACCGGATTCGCCGGTTCGTCACCGACACGATCGTTCCCTTCGAACGTGACCCGCGCCTGACCTCGCACGGCCCGAACGACGAACTGCGGCAGGAACTGGTCGAACTGGCCCGTGCCGAGAAGCTGCTCACCATTCAGGCCCCCGAGGAACTGGGCGGACGCGGCCTCACCCATGTCGAGCAGGCCGTGCTCTACGAGGCGGCCGGGTGGTCCACCCTCGGCCCGGTCGCGATGAACTGCGCCGCACCCGACGAGGGCAATATGTTCCTGCTGTCCAAGGTCGCGAATCCGGAACAGACCGACCGCTTCCTCATGCCGGTGATCAACGGCCGCCAGCGCTCGGTCTTCGCCATGACCGAACCCGGCGGCGCCGGATCCGACCCCGGCCAGCTCGCCACTACCGCGACCTTCGACGGTGAGAACTTCACGATCAACGGCCGCAAATGGCTGATCACCGGGGCCGACGGGGCCAAGACGTGGATCATCATGGCCAAACTCGAGGCGAACCCGCATCTGCCGGAGGGGCCGACCCTGTTCCTCACCGAGGGCGGCCAGCCCGGAATCGTCATCGAACGGACCATGAACACCATGGACCGCAACTACGTCGGCGGCCACGGCGTGGTGCGATTCGAGAATCTGGTGCTGCCGAAGGAATCGCTGCTCGGCGAGAGCGGCCAGGCGCTGCGATACGCCCAGTTGCGGCTGGCCCCCGCCCGGCTCACGCACTGCATGCGCTGGCTCGGCGCGGCCGAACGCGCCCATGCCATCGCGGTCGAGCACGCCAAGACCCGCACCGCCTTCGGTAAGCCGATCGGTGAGCACGAGGGTGTGTCGTTCATGCTCGCCGACAACGAGATCGCCCTGCACCAGTGCCGTCTGACCATCTGGCACGCCTGCTGGCTGATGGATCAGGGGCACAAGGCCCGGCACGAGAGCTCGATGGCGAAATCCTATGTGTCCGAGGAACTTTTCAAGGTCGCCGACCGCTGCGTACAGGTCCTCGGCGGCATCGGCATCAGCGACGAGACCGTCGTCGAGATGATCTTCCGCGATATGCGAGCCTTCCGCCTCTACGACGGCCCCACCGAAGTCCACAAATGGGCCATCGGCCGTCAGGTTCTGCGCGGATAGGCCGTCTCGGGGTGTAGTCCGGGGTGCTGTCAGTACAGTAGGGCGGAAGATCACTCGAACCCTAGGATTGTGGAATGAGTTCGGAACTGCAGGTCGATGTCTCCGCCGGAGTCGCGGTTCTCACGCTCAATCGCCCCGCTCAGCAGAACGCCATGACCCCCGGGATGGCCGAGGCACTCGGGGTGGCGCTGCGGCGCTGCGATACCGAGGACTCGATTCGCGCCGTGGTGATCACCGGAACTCCGCCCGCCTTCTGCGCCGGGGCGGATCTGTCCAGCCGGGTCGGCGACGTCAGCGCCACGATCGACCCGCCGCCGTGGCAGATTCGCAAACCGGTGATCGCGGCCGTCAACGGGCACGCGGTGGGGATCGGTCTCGCCCTGGCCCTGCAGTGCGATCTGCGCTACGTGGCCGATGACGCGGTGTACGGGCTCAATCAGGTCCGGCGCGGTGTGATGGCCGACGGATACGCCCACTGGACGCTGCCGCGGCTGGCGGGTATGGCCAATGCCGCCGACATCATGCTCACCGGCCGGACGTTCGACGGTGACGAGGCGCGGCAGATGGGGGTCGCCAACAACAGTCTGCCCGCCGGGGAGGTGCTGCCGACCGCCCTGGCCGTCGCGCACGATCTGGCGGCCGGTTCGGCGCCGCTGCCGACCGCGCTGTCGAAACGGCTGCTGTGGGAGGGGCTGGGGATGACCCCGGAGGCGGTCGGCCGTCTGGAGACCGATCTGCACGACATCGTCGGCAACAGCGCCGATGCCGCCGAGGGGATGGCCGCGTTCCGCGATCGTCGCGCCCCGAAGTGGTCGGGCAGTATCAGTTCGGAGTGGCCCGCCGGTGAGTTGTCTCCGGAGCAGCGCGCGGGCCTGGACGTCAGCGGCTCCGAGCCGAACTGACCGCCCTACGTTCCGGCGAGCAACATCAGCAGGAAGATCCCGGCGACCAGCACCATCATGAACGTGCCGACGATGCCGACGATATAGCCGACCATGATCTGGGACCGGCCGCCGATCGTGCCCCCCGACATCTCGATCTCGTCGAGCGCCCGCTTGCCCATCACCCAGGCCACCGGCCCCAGCGCGCCACAGCAGAACAGGCTCAGCACTCCGACCAAGAGCACCGTGGTGGCAT
Encoded here:
- a CDS encoding acyl-CoA dehydrogenase family protein; translated protein: MINFSIPADLAAERDRIRRFVTDTIVPFERDPRLTSHGPNDELRQELVELARAEKLLTIQAPEELGGRGLTHVEQAVLYEAAGWSTLGPVAMNCAAPDEGNMFLLSKVANPEQTDRFLMPVINGRQRSVFAMTEPGGAGSDPGQLATTATFDGENFTINGRKWLITGADGAKTWIIMAKLEANPHLPEGPTLFLTEGGQPGIVIERTMNTMDRNYVGGHGVVRFENLVLPKESLLGESGQALRYAQLRLAPARLTHCMRWLGAAERAHAIAVEHAKTRTAFGKPIGEHEGVSFMLADNEIALHQCRLTIWHACWLMDQGHKARHESSMAKSYVSEELFKVADRCVQVLGGIGISDETVVEMIFRDMRAFRLYDGPTEVHKWAIGRQVLRG
- a CDS encoding DUF4190 domain-containing protein codes for the protein MYQPDYWGSLPEPPTGSPVEHPHATTVLLVGVLSLFCCGALGPVAWVMGKRALDEIEMSGGTIGGRSQIMVGYIVGIVGTFMMVLVAGIFLLMLLAGT
- a CDS encoding enoyl-CoA hydratase/isomerase family protein, yielding MSSELQVDVSAGVAVLTLNRPAQQNAMTPGMAEALGVALRRCDTEDSIRAVVITGTPPAFCAGADLSSRVGDVSATIDPPPWQIRKPVIAAVNGHAVGIGLALALQCDLRYVADDAVYGLNQVRRGVMADGYAHWTLPRLAGMANAADIMLTGRTFDGDEARQMGVANNSLPAGEVLPTALAVAHDLAAGSAPLPTALSKRLLWEGLGMTPEAVGRLETDLHDIVGNSADAAEGMAAFRDRRAPKWSGSISSEWPAGELSPEQRAGLDVSGSEPN
- a CDS encoding alpha/beta fold hydrolase, which encodes MLYDEGGAGVPILLLHGLMGSARTWADHVPWLREYGHVYTFDAAGHGRPAPPRLTTEHFVADLAEATAEIADPMVVIGHSMGGLHGWMFAAAHPERVRALVVEDMAPDFRGRTAQHWAEMIAAWPQPFPDADAVLDYFGPVAGRYFLNSFTSGPDGYRLHGSVDTFRDISEEWGTRDFWPQWRSVRVPTLLIEGEFTITPPGQVKEMATVRPGVRYLMVEGAGHLVHDDQPERYRAEVEKFLHEIMGVSAEEDLE